TTTTCATTTACATACTCTAGATATAATAGCACTTTAGTAATGATGATTGTTATCCAAATAGTAAAGCTCGGAGTTTTTTCACTGAcaatatttttgttacaatCCTCTAGTTGTCTTATTTCTTGTATCCTGTTGTGTGTTCCTGTAATCTTCAGTTTCATTTATCCTGTTAATCCATTCTTAATCCTTGTTTTCACAAGTTTCAGCTCTAATACTTATTAAGACCCAATTCCCCCCATATTTGATGTGACctttctttttgtttatctCTTCTTATTCTGCTTTTTGCAAGTTTCTGTTTATTTCATATGACCCTGGTCCGCCATATCTGGTTAATTTGCTATGAATTGAATGGTAGTGTATTTTAGCTTCATTATCGAGCTCTGAAAGTGCTCTTGATGTTTTGTGGTTCTTGTAGGCAACATATTTGATGAAAACATTACAATCGATGACGAGCTTATAAAATCAAGCAGGTAATATTTTTTGAAGATGATGTTCTTATACATAAATTTTCTATGCGTGCAGAGATGTTAATCCATGTTTGGCACTGTTTCTGCAGGGGCCCATGTACTCGCTCATATGCAGACCCAGTTAAGGCTTTTGAAGAAGACCAGAGCAGCAGTGACTCGCAGACTAATACGGAGACGCCATCTAATATAACAAATGGGAAGCATCAAATAAAGAAGATCGGTTAAGTATAATTTCTCTCTAATTTATCTTCAATTTGTAGAAAAATCACAAGCAACTTCTGTGAGGTGATTACTAGTTATAGGAATGGACCTGACCTTCTTCCAACATACAGCAAAGGTGAAAGACGTTGAAATACATTCAACATTTCTAGGTCACAAAACATGGCTTTTTGTCGTAAATTGAACACCATGTTAGAATAAAcgtaataaaacaaaaatatggATTCATTGATGCATGTAATGGCTGCGTTGATCTGGCATCTTGATGTTATGAATATGGACGCAAATTGAGTAGTATGTAGTCTTATTTAATATATGTGCTGTATCTTTCATGATTGCTGTTTATGTTATGTCTTTCATGCTCTTTTAATAAGGTAATTTCTCAGTGGGAGAAAGGGATGCAGGATGGTCTACGCTTGTgtagatgttttttttttttttttttcatttcgtGTGATCTGTAGCTGATAGATATTACTTGAAATCCATTAGTACTAGCAGAGGTGGTTTTGCTTTTTGATGCTTTAGCAAGTGTtcttagactttttatttgggcttatattaaatttattggttttatttaaaacttaagttgattggatagttctttgttgggcttagcatctgtatgtaaagtctaggtgaagcagaagtgtgggcttttttAGTAACTGAAGCTCTGAATGAGCAGGTCCAGTCCAACTAGGGTTATGTAGCTAAGTCTcttccctaactctataaatacatattgtctcatcacaattgtataccttttgataatcaaataaataaagtgCTTCTGATTTaaagatctagggaggaagacttagttgatagtattgcactatcaaattgtggTAATTAGTATGGATTAATCAGGTACgcatatacttaattattatatattgttatcgcgttctatattatatacaaatagatcttggatttattgttaatttatttaacatgtggtatcagattgtcTTTTGTATGTGATTTAGGACTTATAATTTGAATAAGTTAATTATCAATAGTTACATATTAATTTTCGTAATAAATTAATGataaaattttgttattgaatcttaaaactttaggagTTTTATTTATCGTTAAATTCTCGTTCAGttgatatattatgtgtatgaaATCATTGAGTATATTATAAGAATTTTAAGTTTAATGTTTTGgggtttatataattatattatgaaattatattttgtgttttttgattttattgtttttgatctGAAATTGATTATCAATATCTCATTATCAATTGTTTATTAATGTTCTTAAATGATTTATTTTGTGATTTGACCGAAATTGGTATTATAAACAATTTTCTTatgctcttcaatttttgattGCTTTTTCCACGCGATATAATCTTTTAGCCATTAATACTCGAAATTAGTAGCGTAGATCGACTAGAAATCCAATCATGATCAAAACCCCTATATTTTCCTTGATTTTCCGTCGATCGATTTTGGCTGGTTTTTCACATCAGACCTGACTGGTCTGAAATTGGGTCGCGTGACTCGCCTCTAACCCggctggaggaagaagaagacacTATCCAGCGAAGCCCACTCTCGTCCTCGGTGCATGGGGGTGCGTGCGGTGGC
This Cannabis sativa cultivar Pink pepper isolate KNU-18-1 chromosome 6, ASM2916894v1, whole genome shotgun sequence DNA region includes the following protein-coding sequences:
- the LOC115695725 gene encoding uncharacterized protein LOC115695725; protein product: MNNYFTHNSDVYIANHNEKFKQYEADYTRRLMAKYFTKKDLYGGNIFDENITIDDELIKSSRGPCTRSYADPVKAFEEDQSSSDSQTNTETPSNITNGKHQIKKIG